A stretch of the Mycolicibacterium celeriflavum genome encodes the following:
- a CDS encoding acetyl-CoA C-acetyltransferase, whose translation MPEAVIVATARSPIGRAGKGSLVDMRPDDLAAQMVRAALDKVPALDPRELDDLIMGCGQPAGEAGFNVGRAVAVELGYDFLPGTTVNRYCSSSLQTTRMAFHAIKAGEGHAFISAGVETVSRFPKGTADGWPDSKNPVFADAMSRSDQAAAGAEEWRDPREDGALPDVYIAMGQTAENVALHTGISREDQDHWGVRSQNRAEEAINSGFFEREITPVTLPDGSTVAKDDGPRAGTTYEKISQLKPVFRPNGTVTAGNACPLNDGAAALVILSDTKARELGLTPLARVVSTGVSGLSPEIMGLGPIEATKKALANAGMTIGDIDLYEINEAFAVQVLGSARALGMDEDRLNVSGGAIALGHPFGMTGARITTTLLNNLTTHDKTFGLETMCVGGGQGMAMVIERLS comes from the coding sequence ATGCCTGAAGCCGTCATTGTCGCGACCGCGCGGTCGCCGATCGGGCGCGCCGGAAAGGGTTCGCTGGTCGACATGCGGCCCGACGACCTGGCCGCGCAGATGGTGCGCGCGGCGTTGGACAAGGTGCCCGCGCTCGACCCGCGCGAGCTCGACGACCTGATCATGGGCTGCGGCCAGCCCGCAGGCGAGGCCGGCTTCAACGTCGGCAGGGCGGTCGCCGTCGAACTCGGCTACGACTTCCTGCCGGGTACCACGGTCAACCGCTACTGTTCGTCGTCGCTGCAGACCACCCGGATGGCGTTCCACGCGATCAAGGCCGGCGAGGGCCACGCGTTCATTTCCGCTGGGGTGGAGACGGTTTCGCGCTTCCCGAAAGGCACGGCCGATGGCTGGCCGGACAGCAAGAACCCGGTGTTCGCCGACGCGATGAGCCGCTCGGATCAGGCCGCGGCCGGCGCCGAGGAATGGCGTGACCCCCGCGAGGACGGCGCGCTGCCGGACGTCTACATCGCGATGGGCCAGACCGCGGAGAACGTCGCGTTGCACACCGGGATCAGCCGCGAGGACCAGGACCACTGGGGCGTGCGGTCGCAGAACCGCGCTGAGGAGGCGATCAACAGCGGCTTCTTCGAACGCGAGATCACGCCGGTGACACTGCCCGACGGGTCCACGGTGGCCAAGGACGATGGCCCGCGCGCGGGCACCACGTACGAGAAAATCAGCCAACTCAAGCCGGTCTTCCGGCCTAACGGCACCGTGACCGCCGGTAACGCCTGCCCGCTGAACGACGGAGCCGCCGCGCTGGTGATCCTGTCGGACACCAAGGCTCGCGAACTCGGATTGACCCCCTTGGCGCGCGTCGTCTCGACGGGGGTGAGCGGGCTGTCGCCGGAGATCATGGGTCTTGGCCCGATCGAGGCGACGAAGAAGGCGCTCGCGAACGCCGGGATGACGATCGGAGACATCGACCTGTATGAGATCAACGAGGCGTTCGCCGTGCAGGTGCTGGGTTCGGCGCGGGCGCTGGGCATGGACGAGGATCGGTTGAACGTGTCCGGCGGCGCGATCGCGCTGGGCCATCCGTTCGGCATGACAGGCGCGCGGATCACCACCACGCTGCTGAACAACCTGACGACGCACGACAAGACGTTCGGGCTCGAGACGATGTGTGTCGGCGGCGGGCAGGGCATGGCGATGGTGATCGAGCGCCTGAGCTAA
- a CDS encoding SGNH/GDSL hydrolase family protein: MTTMTLAAAATLGSVGSAYIGVRNLLVGQADQARSVIPQAWDIPPRADGVYAPGGGPVERWHRDVPFDLHLMIFGDSTATGYGAATADEVPGVLLARGLAEISGRRIRLSTKAIVGATSKGLSGQIDAMFVAGPPPDAAVIMIGANDITRPNGIRPSAHRLGEGVRRLRAAGAVVVVGTCPDFGVITAIPQPLRSVARSRGLRLARAQAAAVRSAGGIPVPLADLLAPHFRTTPEALFSPDMFHPSGAGYALAANQLLPALGNALSEWIGGAAPELPWQSQPGEGLALLARVGGLSRLWRRSTGVPAPIVVPAS; this comes from the coding sequence ATGACCACCATGACCCTTGCGGCCGCGGCCACGCTCGGTTCGGTCGGTTCGGCATACATCGGGGTGCGGAACCTACTGGTAGGGCAGGCTGACCAGGCCCGCAGCGTCATTCCGCAGGCATGGGACATCCCGCCGCGCGCGGACGGCGTGTACGCGCCGGGCGGCGGCCCCGTCGAGCGCTGGCATCGGGACGTGCCCTTCGACCTGCACCTGATGATCTTCGGCGACTCCACCGCGACCGGCTACGGAGCCGCCACCGCCGACGAAGTGCCCGGGGTGCTGCTGGCCCGCGGGCTGGCCGAGATCTCGGGACGACGGATCCGGCTGAGCACCAAGGCGATCGTCGGGGCGACGTCGAAAGGGTTGTCGGGCCAGATCGACGCGATGTTCGTCGCCGGACCACCGCCGGACGCCGCGGTAATCATGATCGGCGCCAACGACATCACCCGTCCCAATGGCATCAGGCCGTCGGCGCACCGACTCGGCGAGGGGGTGCGCCGGTTGCGAGCGGCGGGTGCCGTCGTGGTGGTCGGCACCTGCCCGGACTTCGGCGTCATCACCGCGATCCCACAGCCGTTGCGCTCGGTCGCCCGCAGTCGGGGCTTGCGGCTGGCTCGGGCCCAGGCGGCCGCGGTGCGGTCCGCGGGCGGGATCCCGGTGCCGCTGGCCGACCTGCTGGCGCCCCACTTCCGCACCACTCCCGAAGCGTTGTTCTCCCCGGACATGTTTCACCCGTCCGGTGCGGGCTACGCGCTGGCCGCCAACCAACTGCTGCCCGCGCTGGGTAATGCCTTGAGCGAGTGGATCGGTGGCGCGGCGCCGGAATTGCCGTGGCAGTCGCAGCCGGGCGAAGGTCTCGCGCTGCTGGCCCGAGTCGGCGGGTTGAGCAGGCTATGGCGGCGGTCGACTGGGGTCCCCGCACCCATCGTCGTGCCCGCCAGCTAG
- a CDS encoding alpha/beta hydrolase produces the protein MTAPSKVRHAHYSRVSPGQARKPRKFPVSDGAPVEVVEDGPSLAGRLTALAALLTVRPTLAIGSYAPRLPWPWGLVDFAARIARPAPGTVRATISLSDCTAQLVRAPGVLPADGKRGVILYMHGGAFLTCGVNSHGRLVQALSGYADCPVLVVNYRMIPKHSVGMAIDDCYDAYKWLRLRGYEPDQIVLAGDSAGGYLALALAERLQRDGLEGEVPAAMVTLSPLFEIDNETRANHPNIRSDAMFPPRAFCALVDLVKEAAGRHVTDGTPEEVYEPLDHIEPGLPRTLIHVSGSEVLISDARKAARRLAAAGVPVEVRVWPGQMHVFQLAAPAVPEATRSLRQIGDYIREATW, from the coding sequence ATGACCGCACCGAGCAAGGTGAGACATGCTCACTATTCGCGGGTATCGCCTGGTCAGGCGCGTAAGCCGCGCAAGTTTCCAGTCAGTGACGGCGCGCCCGTCGAGGTCGTCGAAGACGGTCCCAGCCTGGCCGGACGGCTCACGGCGCTGGCCGCACTGCTAACTGTCCGGCCCACCCTAGCTATCGGAAGCTATGCGCCGAGGCTGCCCTGGCCATGGGGTTTGGTGGATTTCGCCGCACGTATCGCACGCCCGGCGCCCGGCACCGTGCGCGCGACGATCTCGCTGTCGGACTGCACCGCGCAGCTTGTCCGGGCGCCCGGTGTGCTGCCCGCCGACGGCAAGCGCGGTGTCATTCTCTACATGCACGGCGGGGCGTTTCTGACCTGCGGGGTGAACTCGCACGGCCGACTGGTGCAGGCGCTGTCGGGCTACGCCGACTGTCCGGTGCTGGTGGTCAACTACCGGATGATTCCCAAGCACTCGGTCGGCATGGCGATCGACGACTGCTACGACGCCTACAAATGGCTGCGCCTGAGGGGCTACGAGCCCGACCAGATCGTGCTGGCCGGTGATTCGGCAGGTGGTTACCTCGCGCTCGCGCTGGCCGAGCGCCTGCAGCGGGACGGCCTCGAGGGTGAGGTGCCCGCAGCGATGGTGACGTTGTCGCCGCTCTTCGAGATCGACAACGAGACCAGGGCCAACCACCCGAACATCCGCAGCGACGCGATGTTCCCGCCGCGGGCGTTCTGTGCGCTCGTCGACTTGGTCAAGGAGGCCGCGGGCAGGCACGTGACCGACGGCACGCCCGAGGAGGTCTACGAGCCGCTCGACCACATCGAACCCGGGCTGCCCCGCACGCTGATCCACGTGTCGGGGTCAGAGGTGCTGATCAGCGACGCGCGCAAGGCCGCGCGAAGGTTGGCGGCCGCCGGCGTACCGGTCGAGGTCCGGGTGTGGCCGGGACAGATGCACGTGTTCCAGCTCGCGGCGCCGGCGGTGCCGGAGGCGACCCGCTCGTTGCGTCAGATCGGCGACTACATCAGAGAGGCCACCTGGTAA
- a CDS encoding cystathionine beta-synthase: MRIARHVSELIGNTPLVRLNSVVPQGAGTVAAKIEYLNPGGSAKDRIAIKMIDAAEASGELKPGGTIVEPTSGNTGVGLALIAQQRGYKCIFVCPDKVGEDKRNVLRAYGADVVVCPTAVPPDHPDSYYSVSDRLVGEIDGAWKPDQYSNPMGPESHYETTGPEIWADTDGKVTHFVAGVGTGGTITGAGRYLKEVSGGTVRIVGADPEGSVYSGGTGRPYLVEGVGEDFWPGAYDPSVPDEIIAVSDADSFEMTRRLAREEALLVGGSCGMAVVAAIKVAEQAGPDSLVVVLLPDGGRGYLSKVFNDDWMSSYGFLRSRLDGSVEESTVGEVLRGKSGALPDLVHTHPSETVRDAIGILREYGVSQMPVVGAEPPVMAGEVAGSVSERELLSAVFEGRANLADAVAEHMSPPLPLIGAGELVSAAAKQLRECDAVMVVEEGKPVGVLTRHDLLGFLSDGSRRRVR; this comes from the coding sequence ATGCGGATCGCCCGGCACGTCAGTGAGCTCATTGGCAATACCCCCCTGGTTCGGCTGAACTCTGTTGTCCCCCAGGGAGCCGGCACGGTCGCGGCGAAGATCGAGTACCTCAACCCCGGGGGCAGCGCCAAGGACCGCATCGCGATCAAGATGATCGACGCCGCCGAAGCCAGCGGTGAACTCAAGCCCGGCGGCACGATCGTCGAACCGACCTCGGGCAATACCGGGGTGGGGCTGGCTCTGATCGCCCAACAGCGCGGCTACAAGTGCATCTTCGTGTGCCCCGACAAGGTTGGCGAAGACAAGCGGAACGTGCTGCGCGCCTACGGCGCCGACGTGGTGGTATGTCCGACAGCGGTGCCACCCGACCATCCCGACAGTTACTACAGCGTGTCCGACCGGCTCGTCGGGGAGATCGACGGCGCGTGGAAACCCGACCAGTACTCCAACCCGATGGGCCCCGAGTCGCACTACGAGACCACCGGCCCGGAGATCTGGGCCGACACCGACGGCAAGGTGACCCATTTCGTGGCCGGCGTCGGCACCGGCGGCACCATCACCGGCGCAGGGCGCTACCTGAAGGAAGTGTCCGGCGGAACAGTCCGGATCGTCGGCGCCGACCCGGAGGGTTCGGTGTACTCCGGCGGCACCGGCAGGCCGTACCTGGTCGAGGGCGTCGGCGAAGACTTCTGGCCCGGCGCCTACGATCCCTCGGTTCCCGACGAGATCATCGCGGTCTCGGATGCCGACTCGTTCGAGATGACGCGGCGACTCGCCCGCGAAGAGGCCTTGCTGGTCGGCGGGTCCTGCGGCATGGCCGTCGTCGCCGCGATCAAGGTGGCCGAGCAGGCCGGCCCGGACTCGCTGGTGGTCGTGCTGTTGCCGGACGGCGGAAGAGGTTATCTGTCAAAGGTTTTCAACGACGATTGGATGTCCTCGTACGGGTTCCTGCGGAGCCGACTGGACGGTTCGGTGGAGGAGTCGACGGTGGGCGAGGTGCTCCGAGGCAAGTCGGGGGCGCTGCCGGACCTGGTGCACACCCACCCTTCGGAGACGGTGCGCGATGCTATCGGGATCCTGCGCGAGTACGGCGTCTCGCAGATGCCCGTCGTCGGCGCAGAGCCGCCGGTGATGGCCGGGGAGGTCGCGGGCAGCGTGTCGGAACGCGAACTGCTGTCCGCGGTGTTCGAGGGGCGGGCGAACCTCGCCGATGCGGTGGCCGAGCACATGAGTCCACCGCTGCCGCTGATCGGTGCCGGCGAACTGGTCAGCGCTGCGGCGAAGCAGCTGCGCGAATGCGACGCGGTGATGGTCGTCGAAGAGGGCAAGCCGGTCGGCGTACTGACTCGCCACGATCTGCTCGGATTCCTCTCCGACGGCAGTAGACGCCGCGTCCGCTAA
- a CDS encoding RDD family protein, with the protein MTDAPLPPAGGSSPPPQGGASFVGDDPATVLPTEAYTEWFTRVVAWLVDYIPILCLLGIGWGVLLGTQETDCLTEVSGYGLSESCARGASTVGLLTIGVTSILVLTYVIWNYGHRQGTTGSSVGKSILRFKVVSEKTGEPIGFAMSIVRQLAHIIDAVICYIGFLFPLWDAKRQTIADKVIGTVCLPL; encoded by the coding sequence GTGACCGATGCACCGCTACCCCCGGCGGGTGGCTCTTCGCCACCGCCACAGGGCGGCGCGTCATTCGTTGGCGACGACCCGGCGACGGTGCTACCGACGGAGGCCTACACCGAGTGGTTCACCCGGGTGGTGGCGTGGCTGGTCGACTACATTCCGATCCTCTGCCTACTGGGGATCGGGTGGGGCGTGCTGCTCGGTACTCAGGAAACGGATTGCCTCACCGAGGTTTCCGGGTACGGCCTGAGTGAATCCTGCGCGAGGGGGGCGTCCACCGTCGGCCTGCTGACGATCGGCGTCACCTCGATTCTTGTGCTGACCTATGTGATCTGGAACTACGGCCACCGCCAGGGCACCACGGGCTCCAGCGTCGGCAAGTCGATCCTGAGATTCAAGGTAGTCAGCGAAAAGACCGGTGAACCAATCGGTTTCGCGATGTCGATCGTCCGGCAACTGGCCCACATCATCGACGCCGTGATCTGTTATATCGGTTTCTTGTTCCCGTTGTGGGACGCCAAGCGGCAGACGATCGCCGATAAAGTCATCGGCACCGTCTGCTTACCGTTGTAG
- a CDS encoding DUF2189 domain-containing protein — MSDQPPPPPGNNPPPPPGGYPPPPPPGGYPPPPSPGGYPPPPQQGGYPPPPAGGYPPPPTGAGYPPPTGGYPPGWGPGHGAGQQVNVGDSFNWAFAKFKENPAALIVPMLVYVLVIGILSAIVVGLMFATAPDSVTTYESSEYGFEYETSSSLGGTSILVLIVGSLVGLVVIAAIHSAYLAGVLDIADGRRVTIGSFFKPRNIVSVILATLIIGILTAIGQIVIIGGLVVGLFTVFAIVAIVDRNLSPIDGIKASFQTVKDNFVPGLLTYLMVAVITFVGALLCGIGLLVAVPLAELFLVHAWRKLSGGQVAELNPQPLPPGPPPQTTPQQ, encoded by the coding sequence ATGTCCGATCAACCGCCCCCTCCGCCGGGAAACAACCCCCCGCCGCCGCCGGGAGGATATCCGCCGCCGCCCCCGCCAGGGGGCTACCCGCCGCCACCCTCGCCGGGCGGTTATCCGCCGCCTCCGCAGCAGGGTGGCTACCCGCCGCCGCCCGCGGGTGGATACCCGCCACCGCCGACCGGCGCCGGCTACCCGCCGCCGACGGGCGGCTATCCACCGGGCTGGGGTCCGGGTCATGGTGCAGGGCAGCAGGTCAACGTCGGCGATAGTTTCAACTGGGCGTTCGCCAAGTTCAAGGAGAACCCTGCAGCGCTGATCGTCCCGATGCTGGTCTACGTCCTGGTCATCGGGATTCTCTCCGCCATCGTCGTCGGCCTCATGTTCGCCACCGCGCCGGACTCGGTGACCACTTACGAGTCCTCTGAATACGGATTCGAGTACGAGACGAGTTCGTCGCTGGGAGGGACCAGTATCCTGGTCCTCATCGTCGGCTCGCTGGTGGGGTTGGTGGTTATCGCCGCGATCCACTCGGCGTACCTGGCAGGTGTGCTCGACATCGCGGACGGGCGACGGGTCACGATCGGGTCGTTCTTCAAGCCGCGCAACATCGTCAGCGTCATTCTGGCGACGCTGATCATCGGTATCCTGACGGCGATCGGCCAGATTGTCATCATCGGCGGGCTGGTCGTGGGACTCTTCACGGTCTTCGCCATCGTCGCCATCGTCGATCGCAACCTCTCACCGATCGACGGCATCAAGGCGAGTTTCCAGACGGTGAAGGACAATTTCGTACCCGGCCTTCTCACGTATCTGATGGTTGCGGTCATCACGTTCGTGGGCGCGCTGCTGTGCGGCATCGGACTGCTGGTTGCCGTCCCGCTGGCCGAGTTGTTCCTGGTGCATGCGTGGCGCAAGCTCAGCGGTGGTCAGGTCGCCGAGCTCAACCCGCAGCCCCTTCCGCCCGGGCCGCCGCCGCAGACCACTCCGCAGCAGTAG
- a CDS encoding acyl-CoA dehydrogenase family protein, translated as MSPVTRLDDLLELDSYLSPEDVELRQTVRRFGEQRLRPYIAEWFETGQVPVRELASDFGELGLLGMHLKGYGCGGSTATAYGLVCQELEAVDSGLRSLVSVQGSLAMFAIHRWGSEEQRNQWLPAMATGEAIGCFGLTEPDFGSNPAGMRTTAKRDGTDWILNGSKMWITNGSVADVAVVWARSHENSGEGIIGFLVPAGTSGFSATDMTHKLSLRASVTSELHLDDVRLPADAKLPEARGLSGPLSCLSEARFGIVFGSVGAARDCLQTALDYVGSREVFDKPLAAYQLTQAKIADMAVELGKAQLLALHLGRLKDEGRIRPEQVSLGKLNNVREAIQIARQCRTLLGANGITLEYPVIRHANNLESVLTYEGTSEVHQMVIGEALTGVSAFR; from the coding sequence ATGAGCCCCGTTACCCGCCTCGACGATCTGCTCGAGTTGGATTCATACCTGTCGCCCGAGGACGTCGAGTTGCGCCAAACGGTGCGCCGCTTCGGCGAACAACGGCTCCGGCCCTACATCGCAGAGTGGTTCGAGACCGGTCAGGTACCGGTCCGCGAGCTGGCCTCGGATTTCGGTGAGCTCGGGCTGCTGGGTATGCACCTGAAGGGGTACGGCTGCGGCGGCTCGACGGCGACGGCGTACGGCCTGGTCTGCCAAGAGCTCGAGGCCGTCGACAGTGGTCTGCGCAGCCTCGTGTCGGTGCAGGGCTCGTTGGCGATGTTCGCCATCCACCGCTGGGGCAGCGAGGAGCAGCGCAACCAGTGGCTGCCGGCGATGGCGACCGGCGAGGCCATCGGATGCTTCGGATTGACCGAGCCCGACTTCGGGTCGAACCCCGCGGGAATGCGCACGACCGCAAAGCGGGACGGCACGGACTGGATCCTCAACGGATCGAAGATGTGGATCACCAACGGCTCGGTCGCCGACGTGGCGGTCGTGTGGGCCCGCAGCCACGAAAATTCCGGCGAGGGGATCATCGGATTTCTGGTGCCCGCCGGCACGTCCGGCTTCTCTGCCACCGACATGACACACAAGTTGTCGCTGCGGGCCTCGGTCACCTCGGAACTTCACCTGGACGACGTCCGGCTGCCCGCCGACGCGAAACTGCCCGAGGCACGCGGGTTGTCGGGTCCGCTGAGCTGCCTTTCGGAAGCGCGGTTCGGCATCGTGTTCGGCAGCGTCGGCGCGGCCAGGGACTGTCTGCAGACCGCGCTGGATTACGTCGGTAGCCGCGAAGTGTTCGACAAACCGCTGGCTGCCTACCAGCTGACCCAGGCCAAGATCGCCGACATGGCAGTCGAACTCGGCAAGGCGCAGTTGCTGGCCCTTCACCTGGGCCGGCTGAAGGACGAAGGCAGAATCCGACCCGAACAGGTGAGCCTCGGCAAGCTCAACAACGTCCGGGAAGCGATCCAGATCGCCCGTCAGTGCCGAACACTGTTGGGCGCCAACGGGATCACGTTGGAGTATCCGGTGATCCGGCATGCCAACAACTTGGAGTCGGTGTTGACCTACGAGGGCACCTCGGAGGTGCACCAGATGGTTATCGGAGAGGCGCTGACCGGTGTCAGCGCCTTCCGGTGA
- a CDS encoding cystathionine gamma-synthase, with product MTENRRHGLSTRAIHAVRPDLTTGAVNAPIYASSTFAQDGVGGLRDGYEYARTGNPTRAALETSLAAVEAATYGRAFASGMAATDCALRAILRPGDHVVMPDDAYGGTFRLIDKVFTKWGIDYSAVSLADLDAVRAAITPNTRLILVETPTNPLLSIADIAGIAQLAATSSTKVLVDNTFASPALQQPLLLGADIVLHSTTKYIGGHSDVVGGALLTNDEELDSAFAFLQNGAGAVPGPFDAYLTLRGLKTLVLRMQRHSDNAAVIAEFLDGHPAIETVLYPGLPEHPGHEVAARQMTGFGGMVSVRLRGGADAARKFCSRTEVFILAESLGGVESLIEHPGAMTHASTAGSQLEVPDDLVRLSVGIEDIADLLADVEQALS from the coding sequence ATGACCGAGAACAGAAGGCACGGCCTGTCCACCAGGGCCATCCACGCCGTCCGGCCCGACCTGACCACCGGGGCGGTCAACGCCCCGATCTATGCCAGTTCGACGTTCGCGCAGGACGGCGTCGGCGGATTGCGCGACGGATACGAGTACGCCCGGACCGGCAATCCGACCCGGGCGGCGCTGGAGACGTCGCTGGCCGCAGTCGAAGCGGCCACCTACGGGCGGGCGTTCGCGTCCGGTATGGCCGCCACCGACTGCGCGCTGCGTGCGATTCTGCGGCCCGGCGATCACGTCGTGATGCCCGACGATGCCTACGGCGGAACGTTCCGGCTGATCGACAAGGTGTTCACCAAATGGGGCATCGACTACAGCGCAGTGTCGCTTGCCGACCTCGACGCGGTGCGCGCGGCGATCACGCCCAACACCCGGCTGATCCTGGTGGAGACGCCCACCAACCCGTTGTTGTCGATCGCCGACATCGCCGGGATCGCCCAACTCGCCGCGACCTCGAGCACGAAAGTGTTGGTGGACAACACGTTCGCCTCGCCGGCACTGCAGCAACCCCTGCTGTTGGGGGCGGACATCGTGTTGCACTCCACCACCAAGTACATCGGCGGGCATTCCGACGTGGTGGGTGGTGCGCTGCTGACCAACGACGAGGAACTCGACTCGGCGTTCGCATTCCTGCAGAACGGTGCGGGCGCGGTGCCCGGTCCGTTCGACGCCTACCTGACGCTGCGCGGATTGAAGACTCTGGTGCTGCGCATGCAGCGGCACAGCGACAACGCGGCGGTGATCGCCGAGTTCCTCGACGGTCATCCCGCGATCGAGACCGTGCTCTACCCGGGGTTGCCCGAGCATCCGGGGCACGAGGTAGCGGCCAGGCAGATGACCGGGTTCGGCGGCATGGTATCGGTGCGGCTGCGCGGGGGAGCGGATGCGGCACGTAAGTTCTGTTCGCGGACAGAGGTTTTCATCCTCGCCGAGTCGTTGGGCGGCGTCGAGTCATTGATCGAGCATCCCGGTGCGATGACCCACGCCTCCACGGCCGGTTCGCAGTTGGAGGTGCCCGACGACCTGGTGCGGCTGTCGGTCGGTATCGAGGACATCGCGGACCTGCTCGCCGATGTGGAGCAAGCGCTCAGTTAG
- a CDS encoding IS481 family transposase, whose amino-acid sequence MSHSNAPLSETGRLRLARCVVDDGWSYRRAAERFQVAVTTVQRWVRRYREQGPAGMVDRSSRPHRSPNQTPTRTERRIIKVRVLRRWGPARIGYLLGIHPSTVHRVLTRYGLAKLRWLDRPTGRVIRRMESARPGDLVHIDVKKLGKIPAGGGWRMLGRTVGNRHSQADKTSGQLSKYRHPLRGYHFLHTAIDAHSRLAYSELLTDERKETAAAFWQRANAWFNQCGFTVRKVLTDNGSCYRSHTFRDALGEIEHRRTRPYRPQTNGKVERFHRTLADEWAYARLYRSDAERCEEFPRWLHTYNHHRGHTALGGQPPATRIPNLSGQYS is encoded by the coding sequence GTGTCCCACAGTAATGCCCCTTTATCAGAAACCGGTCGTCTGCGCCTGGCCCGTTGCGTGGTCGACGACGGCTGGTCGTATCGACGCGCCGCTGAGCGATTCCAGGTCGCGGTGACTACCGTGCAGCGTTGGGTTCGTCGGTACCGCGAGCAGGGGCCGGCTGGCATGGTTGATCGCAGTTCGCGCCCGCATCGCAGCCCCAACCAGACACCGACACGTACCGAGCGGCGCATCATCAAGGTCCGGGTGCTGCGCCGCTGGGGACCAGCGCGCATCGGTTACCTGCTGGGTATCCATCCCTCCACCGTGCATCGGGTGCTGACTCGCTACGGCCTGGCCAAGTTGCGGTGGCTCGACCGGCCGACCGGACGGGTGATCCGCCGGATGGAGTCGGCTCGCCCTGGCGATCTGGTGCACATCGATGTCAAGAAGCTGGGCAAGATCCCCGCCGGTGGCGGCTGGCGCATGCTCGGGCGGACTGTGGGCAATCGCCACTCGCAGGCTGACAAGACCTCGGGGCAACTCAGCAAGTATCGCCATCCGCTGCGCGGCTATCACTTCCTGCACACCGCCATCGATGCGCACTCTCGCCTGGCCTACAGCGAGCTACTCACAGATGAGCGCAAGGAAACCGCCGCGGCGTTCTGGCAACGCGCGAACGCCTGGTTCAACCAGTGCGGCTTCACAGTACGAAAAGTGTTAACAGACAACGGATCATGCTACCGGTCGCACACCTTCCGGGATGCCCTCGGCGAGATCGAACATCGCCGCACCCGCCCCTACCGGCCGCAGACCAACGGAAAGGTCGAGCGCTTCCACCGCACCCTGGCCGATGAATGGGCCTACGCCCGCCTCTACCGCAGCGACGCCGAACGCTGCGAAGAGTTCCCCAGATGGCTACACACCTACAATCATCACCGCGGCCACACCGCACTCGGCGGCCAACCACCCGCCACCCGCATACCTAACCTCTCAGGTCAGTACAGCTAA
- a CDS encoding GOLPH3/VPS74 family protein: MAQIAEDLFLLLVDNASAQPVLDRHRRERVLSAAVLLDLAHACRIRPSIDGEAVERGYLIALSVPGVMDPVAEPAFQLLQRRPLRPKTAVKRLAKHTEGHIAGQLERTGQIRCVPLPDKRFGHDFAWPLTNRDRAGWARSALLSALFDRQPPTPTTAAIISLLHAVDGLGALLSLNDRGWRWVHARAGEISLGSWVDEYPTGLPEVNLAITASALRQALA, from the coding sequence ATGGCGCAGATCGCCGAGGACCTGTTCCTCCTGTTGGTCGACAACGCGTCCGCGCAGCCGGTTCTGGACCGTCACCGCCGCGAGCGGGTGCTGTCGGCCGCGGTCCTGCTCGATCTGGCGCACGCCTGCCGCATCCGGCCGTCGATCGACGGTGAGGCCGTCGAACGCGGTTACCTGATCGCGTTGTCGGTGCCGGGCGTGATGGACCCGGTGGCCGAGCCGGCGTTCCAACTGTTGCAGCGTCGCCCGCTGCGCCCAAAAACGGCGGTGAAGCGGCTGGCCAAGCACACCGAGGGCCATATCGCCGGCCAATTGGAGCGCACCGGGCAGATTCGGTGTGTCCCATTGCCGGACAAGCGATTCGGCCACGACTTCGCGTGGCCGCTGACCAACCGCGACCGCGCCGGGTGGGCCCGTTCGGCGCTGTTGTCGGCACTGTTCGACCGCCAGCCGCCCACACCGACGACGGCGGCGATCATCTCGCTGCTGCATGCGGTCGACGGACTGGGTGCGCTGCTGAGCCTCAACGACCGCGGATGGCGGTGGGTGCACGCGCGGGCGGGCGAGATCTCACTGGGCAGTTGGGTCGACGAGTACCCGACCGGGCTGCCCGAAGTGAACCTGGCGATCACCGCGTCGGCGTTGCGGCAGGCGCTGGCGTAG
- the greA gene encoding transcription elongation factor GreA, whose protein sequence is MTDTQVTWLTQEAYDRLKAELDQLIANRPIIAAEINDRREEGDLRENGGYHAAREEQGQQEARIRQLQELLNNAKVGEAPKQSGVALPGSVVKVQYGDDESDTETFLIATRQEGISDGKLEVYSPKSPLGEALIDAKVGDVRTYTVPSGSTVKVKLLEAEPYHA, encoded by the coding sequence ATGACCGACACGCAGGTCACCTGGCTGACGCAGGAGGCATACGACCGGTTGAAGGCGGAGCTCGACCAGCTGATCGCCAACCGGCCCATCATCGCCGCCGAGATCAACGACCGCCGCGAAGAGGGTGACCTGCGCGAGAACGGCGGTTACCACGCCGCTCGTGAGGAACAGGGTCAGCAGGAAGCGCGAATCCGTCAGCTGCAGGAGCTGCTCAACAACGCCAAGGTCGGTGAGGCGCCCAAGCAGTCCGGCGTCGCGCTGCCCGGTTCGGTGGTCAAAGTGCAGTACGGCGACGACGAGAGCGACACCGAGACGTTCCTGATCGCCACCCGCCAGGAGGGCATCAGCGACGGCAAGCTCGAGGTGTACTCGCCGAAGTCACCGCTGGGCGAGGCGCTCATCGACGCGAAGGTCGGTGACGTGCGCACATACACGGTGCCCAGCGGCAGCACGGTCAAGGTGAAGCTACTCGAGGCCGAGCCGTACCACGCCTGA